The genomic DNA CTGTAAGCATTTCCATTAATAGAACACCAAATGAATATACATCAAACTTTGGGGAGATCATCCCATTCTCTACATACTCCGGAGCCATGTAACCTTGTGTTCCGACTATGTGTCTTGTCAAGACGAAATGTTCTCCATCCTCATCAGCTGATCTTGCTAAACTCAAGTTAGCAATTTTAGCCCTCAAATTACTGTCAAGAAGAATATTGCTGCTTTTTATATCCTTGTGGACATATGGAGGGGAAGCATAGCAATGGAGATAGTTGAGCCCTGTGGCTATATCGAATGCAATCTGAATCCTCTGAGTCCATGTCAAAAACTTTTGGCTGCTATCATTGTTGAAAATCCAGTCGCACAATGGTCCACTGGATGCATACTCATAAACAAGGTACCAAGTTCCATCATTGAAGCAGACGCCTGAAAGGCGGATAATATTGAAATGGTTGATCTTGTTCAGTATATTGATTTCCTTGGACACATCTCCATTGATTTTCTTTATAGCAGCAAGATCACCATTAATTTTACCGCAATAAACTGACCCCTTTATGCAAGAACTGGGACCAAAACCTTCTGTAGCAAAGTCAAGTTCCTTAAAAGTATAAATCTGGAGGGACTGAGCAGAACTAGAAACACTTCGCAAGAAATCAAATTCTTCTACGAACTTCTTCTCCTCTGACTTCTCAAGTGCCTCAAAACTTTCCGAGGTAACTACTGCATCAAATTCCTTCTTACTTTTACTTTTACTTGTACTGAAGAAGACACAGAAAATAATCACTCCAATCACTGACAATAGGCCAAGACCCCCAAGAACTCCAGCTACGACATATATCCATGTTTTATTCGAGCTAGTATGTGATGATGGAACAGGTGATGATGGTGGAGGCGGAGGTGGTGATGGAACCTGTAAGATTTGAGAACTGGAGGGGGGCTTATCCAAAGGCACTAAAAGGGTTGTAAAAGGATAGATAACTGTGTCTTGTTCCGATAAACTATTGGCATCAAGAGTCCTACCTGTATCTGCCCCAAATATATCACCAATAAGTGCGACATACTGACCCCAAGTAACCAGATAACTTAACAAATATTGTACACCATCATTACTCTGGTTCTTGGTTGGACAAGCACACCTCAGAGGAACAGAAAGTCTT from Apium graveolens cultivar Ventura chromosome 5, ASM990537v1, whole genome shotgun sequence includes the following:
- the LOC141661453 gene encoding lysM domain receptor-like kinase 4 → MDFMHLLCIFSISLVSCSYLIKGQQPYIRKATTACDSTDKSNSALGYTCNGATPRCQAYLTFRSQPPFTSVSSISSLLSADPSQLSQLNSVSESATFEINRMVLVPVNCSCSGKYYQVNASYVVQQHDNYFIIANNTFQGLSTCQALKAQNSNLTTENLYSGTRLSVPLRCACPTKNQSNDGVQYLLSYLVTWGQYVALIGDIFGADTGRTLDANSLSEQDTVIYPFTTLLVPLDKPPSSSQILQVPSPPPPPPSSPVPSSHTSSNKTWIYVVAGVLGGLGLLSVIGVIIFCVFFSTSKSKSKKEFDAVVTSESFEALEKSEEKKFVEEFDFLRSVSSSAQSLQIYTFKELDFATEGFGPSSCIKGSVYCGKINGDLAAIKKINGDVSKEINILNKINHFNIIRLSGVCFNDGTWYLVYEYASSGPLCDWIFNNDSSQKFLTWTQRIQIAFDIATGLNYLHCYASPPYVHKDIKSSNILLDSNLRAKIANLSLARSADEDGEHFVLTRHIVGTQGYMAPEYVENGMISPKFDVYSFGVLLMEMLTGKEVSSLYKVNTDLSDALRPTLHEEDGEVNLSSFMDPSLKGTYPADHAIFVIKLIDACIKKDPTVRPEMAVIVQNLSRTTNSSLSWEHSGILE